The Corynebacterium sphenisci DSM 44792 genome includes the window GAGGCGAGGATGTGCCCATGAACGACGACCCCGGGGCGCGCACCATGCTGTGCGCCGGCGACTACCAGGCGTGGATCGGCGAGGTGGGCGGTGGCCCGCGCAGCCTGCGGCACCGCGGCCGGCCGCTGCTGGCCGAGTACCCGGAGGCGACGCCGCCGCCGCTGGACGCCGGGATCCTGCTCGCGCCCTGGCCGAACCGCACCCGCGACGGCGAATACTCCTTCGCCGGCCGGGCGCACCGCCTGGTGGTCACCGAACCGCCCCGGCACACCGCCATCCACGGCTTCACCGGGCGGATGGCCTGGTCCCCGGCCGCCCCCGAGGGCGCCGCCCACCCGGAGCGCACCATCCGCCGCCGGCTGCGCATCCCCGAGCAGCCCGGGTGGCCCTGGCCCCTGGAGCTCACCGCGGACTGGACCCTGGACGCCGACACCGGGCTCACCGGGGAGCTGACGGTGGCGAACCTCGCCGGCCAGGAGTGCCCGCTCGGGGTGGGCTGGCACCCCTACCTCGTCGCCTGCGGGGCGGAGCTCGACGAGACCGTCCTGGAGGCCCCGGTGACCACCGCGCTGCCGCTGGACCCGCGGCGCAATCTGCCGATCGGCGATCCCGGCCCGGCGGATCCGGTGCTCGGCGAGGTCGGCGGCCGGCGCACCGGGGCCGGCTGGTCGGTGCCGATGGACGGCACCTGGCTGGACCACTGCTTCGGCGCCGCCGCGGACCCCGACGGCGTGCTGCGCGCCCGGTTGCGCGGCCCGGAGGGGGCGGTGGAGCTGCGCGCCGGCGGCGAATTCGGCTGGCTGCAGATC containing:
- a CDS encoding aldose epimerase, which encodes MNDDPGARTMLCAGDYQAWIGEVGGGPRSLRHRGRPLLAEYPEATPPPLDAGILLAPWPNRTRDGEYSFAGRAHRLVVTEPPRHTAIHGFTGRMAWSPAAPEGAAHPERTIRRRLRIPEQPGWPWPLELTADWTLDADTGLTGELTVANLAGQECPLGVGWHPYLVACGAELDETVLEAPVTTALPLDPRRNLPIGDPGPADPVLGEVGGRRTGAGWSVPMDGTWLDHCFGAAADPDGVLRARLRGPEGAVELRAGGEFGWLQIYTADPARGEGFPGLGRAVAVEPMTCPPDALNSGTDLLTLAPGERRRFEVGIRAID